A genomic stretch from Streptomyces sp. QL37 includes:
- a CDS encoding S8 family peptidase, with product MAAVRNTRRRIAGAIATATTLALAVGAGAALPAQAAQPEGRVLHAGAAGAVPGSYIVTLKQTAGFKASAQQGKQLIADHGGTVERTYTSALNGYAATLSSTEARRLAADPAVASVEQDQKVHSTATQSNAPWGLDRIDQTNLPLSGTYTYPDTGGSGATVYVLDTGVRITHQEISGRASYGYDFVDNDSTAQDGAGHGTHVATTVAGTTYGVAKKAKIVAVRVLGNDGSGTTAGVIAGVDWITANHVADSVANVSLGGGASTTLDNAVRRSITSGVTYSIAAGNSGALASNYSPARVTTAITVGATTRTDARATYSNYGPVVDIFAPGSAITAGWNTSDTATYTGNGTSFAAPHVSGAAAVYLTSHPGAAPATVASALVNGATSNVLTGVGTGSPNKLLKLVP from the coding sequence ATGGCAGCAGTGCGTAACACCAGGAGGCGGATCGCCGGGGCGATCGCGACCGCGACGACTCTGGCGCTCGCAGTCGGCGCCGGTGCGGCCTTACCCGCCCAGGCCGCTCAGCCCGAGGGCAGAGTCCTGCACGCCGGGGCAGCCGGGGCGGTGCCCGGGAGCTACATCGTCACGCTCAAGCAGACGGCCGGGTTCAAGGCGTCGGCGCAGCAGGGCAAGCAGCTGATAGCCGACCACGGCGGCACGGTCGAGCGCACCTACACGTCGGCGTTGAACGGCTACGCCGCCACCCTCAGCAGCACCGAGGCCAGGCGGCTCGCCGCCGACCCGGCGGTCGCCTCGGTCGAGCAGGACCAGAAGGTCCACTCGACCGCCACCCAGAGCAACGCCCCCTGGGGACTCGACCGGATCGACCAGACCAACCTCCCGCTGAGCGGCACGTACACCTACCCGGACACGGGCGGCAGCGGCGCGACCGTGTACGTCCTCGACACCGGCGTGCGCATCACCCACCAGGAGATCAGCGGCCGGGCCTCGTACGGCTACGACTTCGTCGACAACGACAGCACCGCCCAGGACGGAGCGGGCCACGGCACCCACGTCGCCACGACCGTCGCCGGAACCACGTACGGCGTGGCGAAGAAGGCGAAGATCGTCGCGGTGCGGGTGCTCGGCAACGACGGCTCGGGGACCACCGCCGGGGTCATCGCCGGGGTCGACTGGATCACCGCCAACCACGTCGCCGACTCGGTCGCCAACGTCTCGCTCGGCGGCGGGGCCAGCACCACGCTGGACAACGCGGTGCGCCGGTCGATCACGTCCGGAGTCACGTACTCCATCGCGGCCGGCAATTCCGGAGCACTTGCCTCCAACTACTCACCGGCCCGGGTGACCACCGCGATCACGGTCGGTGCCACGACCAGGACCGACGCCAGGGCCACGTACTCGAACTACGGTCCCGTGGTGGACATCTTCGCGCCCGGCTCCGCCATCACGGCAGGCTGGAACACCTCGGACACCGCCACCTACACCGGCAACGGAACCTCCTTCGCGGCGCCCCACGTCTCCGGTGCCGCCGCGGTCTACCTGACGAGCCACCCCGGCGCCGCTCCGGCGACCGTGGCCTCGGCACTCGTGAACGGCGCGACGTCCAACGTCCTCACGGGCGTCGGAACCGGTTCCCCGAACAAGCTCCTCAAGCTCGTCCCGTAA
- a CDS encoding CopG family transcriptional regulator yields MSMKRTNVYADPEDLAIIKEAAKRRGTSEAEIIREGIHLAAMANRVWDEPLFSRTFTGPGRTLAKDEVRDAVADAVRGEAAPGGTG; encoded by the coding sequence ATGTCGATGAAGCGCACCAACGTCTACGCGGATCCCGAAGACCTCGCGATCATCAAGGAGGCCGCCAAGCGGCGCGGCACAAGCGAGGCCGAGATCATCAGGGAGGGCATCCATCTGGCCGCCATGGCCAACCGCGTCTGGGACGAACCGCTTTTCTCCCGTACGTTCACCGGTCCAGGGCGCACGCTCGCCAAGGACGAGGTCCGGGATGCCGTGGCCGACGCGGTCCGGGGCGAGGCGGCTCCCGGGGGTACCGGGTGA
- a CDS encoding NADH:flavin oxidoreductase — translation MTDENALRAAAALSRPFSVRGLTSRNRIAMAPMTREFSPNGVPGQDVADYYARRAAGGVGLIITEGTYVDHASAGTSGRIPLFHGEDAFAGWAGVVDSVHREGGAIIPQLWHVGVTRSEGAPPVAEAEPVGPSGVSLAGEPKGRAMTQKDLDDVVTAFADAAANAERLGFDGVELHGAHGYLIDQFLWEGSNRRTDAYGGDIVARTRFAAEIVAACRAAVSDSFPLFFRMSQWKMNAYEAKLARTPEELDTLLTPLAEAGVDVFHASTRRYWLPEFDDSDLNLAGWVKKISGRPTVTVGSVGLDGDFFSAFQGNSSSVTGIDQLLDRLERDEFDLVAVGRALIADPEWAAKTLRGRTEDITPFGAEMLKTLR, via the coding sequence GTGACAGACGAGAACGCCCTCCGCGCAGCAGCCGCCCTCTCCCGCCCGTTCTCGGTCCGCGGACTGACCTCGCGCAACCGGATCGCCATGGCGCCCATGACCCGGGAGTTCTCCCCGAACGGCGTCCCCGGCCAGGACGTGGCGGACTACTACGCCCGCCGCGCCGCCGGCGGTGTGGGGCTGATCATCACCGAGGGCACCTACGTCGACCACGCCTCCGCCGGCACCAGCGGCCGGATCCCCCTGTTCCACGGCGAGGACGCGTTCGCCGGCTGGGCGGGTGTCGTGGACTCCGTGCACCGCGAGGGCGGCGCGATCATCCCGCAGCTCTGGCACGTCGGCGTCACGCGCTCCGAGGGCGCCCCGCCGGTGGCGGAGGCGGAGCCGGTCGGGCCGTCGGGCGTGTCCCTGGCGGGCGAGCCCAAGGGGCGCGCCATGACGCAGAAGGACCTCGACGACGTCGTCACCGCGTTCGCCGACGCGGCGGCGAACGCGGAGCGTCTCGGCTTCGACGGCGTCGAACTGCACGGAGCGCACGGCTACTTGATCGACCAGTTCCTCTGGGAGGGCAGCAACCGCCGCACCGACGCGTACGGCGGGGACATCGTCGCGCGCACCCGTTTCGCGGCGGAGATCGTGGCGGCGTGCCGCGCGGCCGTGTCCGACTCCTTCCCCCTCTTCTTCCGCATGTCCCAGTGGAAGATGAACGCCTACGAGGCGAAGCTCGCCCGGACGCCCGAGGAGCTGGACACCCTCCTCACGCCGCTGGCCGAGGCCGGTGTCGACGTCTTCCACGCCTCGACCCGCCGCTACTGGCTGCCGGAGTTCGACGACTCGGACCTGAACCTCGCCGGATGGGTGAAGAAGATCAGCGGCAGGCCCACGGTCACCGTCGGCTCGGTCGGCCTGGACGGTGACTTCTTCAGCGCCTTCCAGGGCAACAGCTCGTCGGTCACCGGCATCGACCAGCTGCTGGACCGGCTGGAACGCGACGAGTTCGACCTGGTCGCCGTCGGCCGTGCGCTGATCGCCGACCCCGAGTGGGCCGCGAAGACCCTGCGGGGGCGCACGGAGGACATCACGCCGTTCGGTGCGGAGATGCTGAAGACCCTGCGCTGA
- a CDS encoding SMP-30/gluconolactonase/LRE family protein — protein sequence MTSEHPGLYESFDDRFRAGRCMNGDDGLEVLHTGCRWAEGPVYVPAWRHLVWSDIPNDRLLRWEEETGAVSVFRRDAGYPNGNTLDRQGRLVTCEQGNRRVTRTEHDGTVTVLADRWQGRRLNSPNDAAVKSDGSIWFSDPDFGITSDYEGYRAESEIGSNNVYRVDPSTGEVRLVADCFGAPNGLVFSADEERLFVSDTRAGFVRVFDVRDDGTLSDGEVFAEAGARGAARFDNLRFDDGGRLWVAAMDDGVHCYDPDGTLIGRLVVPEAVANISWGGAKRNRLFITAETSLYSVVMGVTGTHPTGPGRRPWLDAAR from the coding sequence ATGACCAGCGAGCACCCCGGGCTGTACGAGAGCTTCGACGACCGGTTCCGCGCGGGGCGGTGCATGAACGGCGACGACGGTCTCGAGGTCCTCCACACCGGCTGCCGCTGGGCCGAGGGCCCCGTGTACGTGCCCGCCTGGCGCCACCTGGTCTGGAGCGACATCCCGAACGACCGGCTGCTGCGCTGGGAGGAGGAGACGGGCGCCGTGAGCGTCTTCCGCCGTGACGCGGGGTACCCCAACGGCAACACCCTCGACCGCCAGGGGCGGCTCGTCACCTGCGAGCAGGGCAACCGGCGGGTGACGCGGACCGAGCACGACGGCACGGTGACGGTGCTCGCGGACCGCTGGCAGGGCAGGCGTCTGAACAGTCCCAACGACGCCGCCGTGAAGTCCGACGGCTCGATCTGGTTCTCCGACCCGGACTTCGGCATCACCAGCGACTACGAGGGCTATCGGGCGGAGAGCGAGATCGGCTCCAACAACGTCTACCGCGTCGATCCGTCCACCGGTGAAGTGCGCCTGGTCGCCGACTGCTTCGGCGCACCGAACGGGCTCGTCTTCTCGGCGGACGAGGAGCGGCTGTTCGTCTCCGACACCCGCGCGGGTTTCGTCCGGGTCTTCGACGTACGGGACGACGGCACGCTGTCGGACGGTGAGGTCTTCGCCGAGGCCGGGGCCCGGGGCGCGGCCCGCTTCGACAACCTCCGCTTCGACGACGGCGGCCGGCTCTGGGTGGCGGCCATGGACGACGGGGTGCACTGCTACGACCCGGACGGCACTCTGATCGGCCGGCTCGTCGTCCCGGAGGCGGTGGCCAACATCTCCTGGGGCGGCGCCAAGCGCAACCGGCTCTTCATCACCGCGGAGACCAGCCTCTACTCGGTCGTCATGGGAGTCACGGGGACCCACCCGACGGGCCCCGGCCGCCGGCCCTGGCTGGACGCGGCCCGGTGA